In Opitutaceae bacterium TAV5, one genomic interval encodes:
- a CDS encoding pyridoxamine 5'-phosphate oxidase, producing the protein MSSNMKNPLDTFHDWLDDAARRGVHEPNAMALATVDPDGKPSVRMVLLKEASESGFVFYTNLESPKVCALRANPHAALCFYWNPPGRQVRIEGVVEPIAASEADAYFASRPYLSRIGAWASRQSQPLKTPAELERAVAATMIKYPRGRVPRPPHWSGFRLVPAMIELWTEKPFRMHDRTRYERSANGRGWQSVGLFP; encoded by the coding sequence ATATCCTCTAATATGAAGAATCCTCTGGATACATTTCACGACTGGCTGGACGACGCGGCGCGTCGCGGCGTGCATGAGCCCAATGCGATGGCCCTGGCGACGGTCGATCCCGACGGCAAGCCATCGGTGCGGATGGTGTTGCTGAAAGAGGCCAGCGAGAGCGGGTTTGTTTTCTACACCAATCTGGAGAGCCCGAAGGTGTGCGCGCTCAGGGCCAATCCGCATGCGGCGTTGTGTTTTTACTGGAATCCTCCGGGGCGCCAGGTGCGGATCGAGGGCGTGGTGGAGCCGATTGCGGCGAGCGAGGCGGATGCGTATTTCGCGTCGCGGCCCTACCTGAGCCGGATCGGAGCGTGGGCGTCGCGCCAGTCGCAGCCGTTAAAAACGCCGGCGGAGCTGGAGCGGGCCGTGGCGGCGACAATGATCAAGTATCCGCGCGGCCGGGTGCCGCGTCCGCCGCACTGGTCGGGCTTCCGGCTCGTCCCGGCGATGATCGAATTGTGGACGGAAAAACCCTTCCGCATGCACGATCGCACCCGCTATGAGCGCTCCGCGAATGGCAGGGGCTGGCAGTCGGTGGGACTTTTCCCGTGA
- a CDS encoding NAD synthetase: MRIGIAQLNTTVGDLAGNRRKILDTYATLVEQGAELVVYPELVVCGYPPRDLLFKSRFVPDTGESLAAIAAAIREVPALIGTVTRNPAPHGRPFLNAAAFCQHGKILHTAHKCLLPTYDVFDEDRYFEPATAPLVIDHAGHRIGVTICEDIWTHPALRTRPLYRIDPVMLLSSQKPDLMLNLSASPWQQEKASTREQLVANTARALRAPVVYCNAIGGNDELVFDGRSLAVDAGGNLLATLSAFREELRVVEIPKAGGAAPRLPAAAAASAGTRPPAPVTSAARERPEPAPPLPPPPPPHSGEELADIHDALVLGLRDYAGKSGFRRALIALSGGIDSALVAVLAVEAFGVDNVTGIALPSAISSQHSRDDAAALARNLGIRFESLSIAGPVAATEAALAPVFAGLPRDVAEENIQARLRGVLMMALSNKLGALLLTTGNKSEIAVGYCTLYGDMCGGLAVISDVFKTQVYALCRWINRDREIIPPNTISKPPSAELRPGQVDQDSLPPYDILDAILHGYVEEGLSRAELVARGFDAAVVNDVVRKVDLNEYKRKQAAPGLKITPLAFGVGRRIPLVQKYVS, encoded by the coding sequence ATGCGCATCGGCATTGCCCAGCTCAACACCACGGTCGGCGATCTCGCCGGCAACCGCCGCAAGATCCTCGACACCTACGCCACTCTCGTCGAGCAGGGGGCGGAACTCGTCGTCTATCCCGAACTCGTGGTCTGCGGCTATCCTCCCCGCGACCTGCTTTTCAAAAGCCGCTTCGTCCCCGACACCGGGGAAAGTCTGGCCGCCATCGCCGCCGCCATCCGCGAGGTGCCCGCCCTCATCGGCACCGTCACCCGCAACCCTGCGCCCCATGGCCGGCCCTTCCTCAACGCCGCCGCCTTCTGCCAGCACGGAAAAATCCTCCACACCGCCCACAAGTGCCTGCTCCCCACCTACGACGTCTTTGACGAAGACCGTTATTTCGAACCCGCCACCGCGCCGCTCGTCATCGACCACGCCGGCCACCGCATCGGCGTCACCATCTGCGAAGACATCTGGACGCACCCCGCGCTGCGCACCCGTCCGCTCTACCGGATCGACCCGGTGATGCTCCTTTCGTCCCAAAAACCCGACCTCATGCTCAACCTCTCCGCCAGCCCCTGGCAGCAGGAGAAGGCGAGCACGCGCGAGCAACTCGTCGCCAACACCGCCCGCGCCCTCCGCGCCCCGGTCGTCTATTGCAATGCCATCGGCGGGAACGACGAACTCGTTTTCGACGGCCGCAGCCTCGCCGTCGATGCCGGCGGCAACCTCCTTGCCACGCTCTCCGCCTTTCGCGAGGAGCTGCGCGTGGTCGAAATCCCGAAAGCAGGCGGGGCCGCTCCGCGCCTCCCCGCGGCAGCGGCAGCCTCCGCCGGAACCCGCCCTCCGGCTCCAGTCACGTCCGCCGCCCGCGAGCGGCCGGAACCCGCCCCGCCCCTCCCTCCCCCTCCTCCCCCGCATTCCGGCGAAGAGCTTGCCGACATCCACGACGCCCTGGTGCTCGGCCTGCGCGATTACGCCGGCAAGAGCGGTTTCCGGCGCGCCCTCATTGCCCTGTCCGGCGGCATCGACTCGGCGCTCGTGGCGGTGCTCGCCGTCGAGGCGTTCGGGGTGGACAATGTCACGGGCATCGCGCTCCCCTCCGCGATTTCCTCGCAACATTCCCGTGACGATGCCGCGGCGCTCGCCCGCAATCTCGGCATCCGTTTCGAGTCGCTCTCCATTGCCGGGCCCGTGGCCGCCACCGAAGCCGCGCTCGCTCCGGTGTTCGCCGGATTGCCGCGCGACGTGGCCGAGGAAAACATCCAGGCGCGCCTCCGCGGCGTCCTCATGATGGCGCTCTCCAACAAGCTCGGCGCGCTCCTCCTCACCACCGGCAACAAGAGCGAGATCGCGGTCGGCTACTGCACACTTTACGGCGACATGTGCGGCGGCCTCGCCGTGATCAGCGACGTTTTCAAGACGCAGGTCTATGCCCTTTGCCGGTGGATCAACCGCGACCGCGAGATCATCCCGCCCAACACGATCAGCAAGCCGCCCAGCGCCGAGCTCCGCCCCGGCCAGGTTGATCAGGACAGCCTCCCGCCGTACGACATCCTCGACGCCATCCTTCACGGTTATGTGGAGGAAGGCCTGTCGCGCGCCGAACTGGTCGCGCGCGGTTTCGATGCCGCCGTGGTCAACGACGTGGTCCGCAAGGTCGATCTCAACGAATACAAGCGCAAGCAGGCCGCCCCCGGCCTGAAGATCACCCCGCTCGCCTTCGGCGTCGGCCGCCGCATCCCCCTCGTCCAGAAATACGTGAGCTGA
- a CDS encoding glutamate-1-semialdehyde aminotransferase (converts (S)-4-amino-5-oxopentanoate to 5-aminolevulinate): MPSTDPVSTDLFARAKKLIPGGVNSPVRAFRSVGGAPFFVKAARGATLVTADDRELVDFVCTWGPAIHGHNHPVIRDAIAAALGHGTSFGTPNPYEVEMAELIVRFFPSIEKVRMCNSGTEATMTAIRLARGFTRRDKIIKFSGCYHGHSDSLLIKAGSGALTHGNPDSAGVPASFARETVVLPYNDRDALEAAFAANPQQIAGVIIEPFCGNVGFIMPDPGYLAFLRNLTARHGAVLIFDEVMTGFRIAPGGVQERESITPDLTTLGKIIGGGLPVGAIGGRADIMDHLAPDGPVYQAGTLSGNPLAMAAGIASLRLLRELDPYAGLDALGRRLRGAVLAAARAKGIPVQVPQCGSMFSIFFTDTPVRDYATALKGDAKRFARFFHACLAGGVYLAPSAYEAGFLSTAHEGSAIDRACEVLSAAIREL, encoded by the coding sequence ATGCCATCCACCGATCCTGTTTCCACCGACCTCTTCGCCCGGGCGAAAAAGCTCATTCCCGGCGGCGTCAACTCGCCCGTCCGCGCCTTCCGCTCGGTCGGCGGCGCGCCGTTTTTCGTCAAGGCCGCGCGCGGCGCCACGCTCGTCACCGCCGACGATCGCGAACTCGTCGACTTCGTCTGCACCTGGGGGCCCGCCATCCACGGGCACAACCATCCCGTGATCCGCGATGCCATCGCCGCCGCGCTCGGGCACGGCACCTCCTTCGGCACGCCCAACCCGTACGAGGTCGAGATGGCCGAGCTCATCGTCCGCTTTTTCCCCTCCATCGAAAAAGTCCGCATGTGCAACAGCGGCACCGAAGCCACCATGACGGCCATCCGGCTCGCCCGCGGCTTCACCCGGCGCGACAAGATCATCAAGTTCTCCGGCTGCTACCACGGCCATTCCGACTCGCTCCTCATCAAGGCCGGCTCCGGCGCGCTCACCCACGGCAATCCCGACAGCGCCGGCGTCCCCGCCTCCTTTGCCCGGGAAACCGTCGTCCTGCCGTACAACGACCGCGACGCGCTCGAAGCCGCCTTCGCCGCCAATCCGCAACAAATCGCCGGCGTCATCATCGAACCCTTTTGCGGCAACGTCGGCTTTATCATGCCCGACCCCGGCTACCTCGCCTTCCTCCGCAACCTCACCGCCCGCCACGGCGCCGTGCTCATTTTCGACGAGGTCATGACCGGCTTCCGCATCGCCCCCGGCGGCGTGCAGGAACGCGAATCGATCACCCCCGACCTCACCACCTTGGGAAAAATCATCGGCGGGGGCCTTCCTGTCGGCGCCATCGGCGGCCGCGCCGACATCATGGATCACCTCGCGCCCGACGGACCCGTCTACCAGGCCGGCACCCTCAGCGGCAACCCGCTCGCCATGGCGGCCGGCATCGCCTCGCTCCGTCTCCTCCGCGAACTCGATCCCTATGCGGGCCTCGACGCCCTCGGCCGCCGGCTCCGGGGCGCCGTCCTCGCCGCCGCCCGCGCCAAGGGCATCCCCGTGCAGGTGCCGCAATGCGGATCCATGTTCAGTATCTTTTTTACCGATACGCCGGTCCGCGATTACGCCACCGCCCTCAAGGGCGATGCGAAACGCTTCGCGCGCTTTTTTCATGCCTGCCTCGCCGGCGGCGTCTATCTCGCGCCCAGCGCGTACGAAGCCGGTTTCCTCAGCACCGCCCACGAGGGCTCCGCCATCGACCGCGCCTGCGAGGTCCTCTCCGCGGCGATCCGGGAGCTGTGA